The Candidatus Acidiferrales bacterium region AAGCGCAGCTCAATCCCCATTTCCTCTTCAATACGCTCAACAGCATCAGCGCCATGGCGGCGACTGATACCGAAGAAACGCGAACAATGATTGCGCAGCTTGGCGACCTCCTTCGATATGCTATAGAAAGCTCGCAGAAAGATTTCGTGTCCTTGAAAGATGAACTTCAATTTATCCAAGATTATGTTGCTTTAGAATCAAAAAGATTAGAAGACAGGCTTGAAATAGAATTTCAGGTTGACCACTCCCTTGATTCCTTGCTGATTCCTCCGATGATTCTCCAGCCGCTGGTTGAGAACGCGATCAAACATGGAATCGCGCCCGCCGAGGATGGTGGAAAAGTATGCCTCCGCATCGGCAGACAAAAGGATCGAATAGTTTTCCAAATCTCCGACACGGGGGTCGGCATTTCCTGCGTCAATCCGCTCGCGACCACAAATGGTGTCGGCTTGAAAAATATAGATGCCCGCCTGCGGAAAATGTACGGCGATGCGGCGCGGTTGGAGATACAGCCGCGTGTCGGGGGAGGATGCGAAGTCATGTTTGTTTTACCTTTGTCATGAAGAAAAACATTACCGCTATACTCGTTGATGATGAACCCCTTGCGCGAAAGCTCGTAAAAGAATACCTCTTGGATTTTCCTGCCATCAGGGTCATTGGAGAATGCAAGAATGGCAGACAGGCCATCAAAGCGATCAATGAGTGCAAGCCCGATCTTATGTTTCTCGATATTCGTATGCCCGGCATGGATGGATTCGAAGTTTTGGAACACCTCGATCACTTGCCTCGTATCATTTTCACAACTGCCTATGGCGACTATGCATTGAAAGCTTTTGAAATGAACGCTGTCGACTATCTTCTCAAGCCGTATGACCGTAAAAGATTTTCACGGGCAATTCACAAAGTTCTTGACAGAAACTTAAGAGCCGGCGATGAGATAGAGCGAATCGTCGCCATGCTGCAGCATACGAAATTGCACGAGGGATATCCTGCATGCATCTTTGTGCGTGTCGGTAGAAAAATTGTTTCCGTCCAGTTGAGCGATATTGCGTGGATCGAAGCCGATGGTGATTATTCCCAGCTCCATACTGCAGGCGGTACTCATCTATGTAATTTAAGCTTGAACGCTCTTGAACGGCGGCTGGATCGTTCGCGCTTTTTACGGGTGCACCGTTCTTATATTATTGCAAGTAATTCCATTGAACACTTAGCCGGTGACGGTGAAGGGGGATACATCGCACTATTGAAAGATAAATCCAGGGTTAAAATAAGCCGGACGTACGCGGCGAAGATACGTCAGTATATTTGGTAGTAGAAACTCGGCGGCGGTGTCGGATTTACTGATTTTTTTCTTACCGTGTAAACCTCACTCTTAGGAGTGAGGTTTACACAGAATGTCTGTTACAAAATCGTCTTAGCAGCTTCACGTCTTTGCTTTCGTCAAGACATTAATGACGCAATGCAGCAGGCGGGTCCTTTATTCCGAGATTGTGTGCCATGAAAGCCAGCACGTCTGCAGCCTGCGCGATCCGTTTGTCTGTCGGCATATAGCCATGACTTGTCTTTGTTTCAACCCTGATCAGCACCGGATTGTTGCAGGCTTGATTATGCTGCATTTGTGCAATGAACTTGTACGAGTGACTCGGAACGACTCTGTCATCATGGTCTGCAGTCGTGACGATTGTCGGTGGATAACATATACCTGGCCTGACGTTCTGGACCGGGGAATACTTTATCAAGTACTGGAAATCGGTCGAGTCATCCGACGAGCCGTATTCAGGTACCCAGCCGACACCTGCGGAAAATTTCTGGTAGCGTAACATGTCCATTACTCCTGCTCCGGCGTATGCGGCGCCGTAAAGATCGGGTCGCTGGGTTTCGCAGGACCCGACTAGCAGACCGCCGTTGGAATAGCCTTCAATGCCTAATTTGGGAGTTGAAGTATATTTCTCCTTTATCAGAAACTCTGCCGCAGCGATGAAATCGTCGAATACGTTTTGTTTCTTCTCAAGCATCCCGGCGTGATGCCATGTTTCGCCGTATTCTCCGCCGCCCCGAAGATTCGCTACAGCGTAAACTCCTCCCATTTCGAGCCATGTAACATTTGTAATGCTGAAGGCCGGCGTTATGCTGATGTTGAAACCTCCGTAAGCATAAAGAAGCGTTGGGTTGGTCCCATCTAACTTGATTCCTTTCTTTGCCGTGATGAACATCGGAATTCTTGTACCATCTTTCGACTGGTAGAAAACCTGTTTTGTCTCATACCCCTTCGGGTCAAAGTCGACGTGAGGCGGCTGGAATGTGACATCCTTGCCGGTCTTGAAATCATGACGAAATACTGTGGTCGGATAGAGAAACGATGTGTAAGCATAGAAGAGCTCCGGAGTATCATAACGCCCGGTCAATCCATCGACTGTACCGATGCCCGGAAACTTCAGTGTCCCATCATGTTTTCCGTTGAGCGAGTAAAATTCCACCTCACTTTTTGCATCGACAAGATACCTCACTACTATTTTACCCCCCGCGAGAAGCGATTGCTCTATAACATTCTTGGCTTCGGCGATAACCATCTTCCATCCTATTGAATCCGGTTTACCGATGTCAAATGAGACAATTCGACGATTGGGTGCGTCGAGTGTCGTCTGCATGATTATTTTTGTTCCCACATTTCCCAGGGGATAATATTCGGCATTATCGATTCCGAACAAAGGTTTTACCGGTGAGGAAAGATCGGGATGCTTCGGATCTTTGAGATCGACATAGAAGACCTTATTCTTTGATTCGGTCCCTTTGTTCAAATAGATGAACAGAAATCTGCCATCGTCTGTAACGCCTCCGCTTACATACCAGCCCGGGTAATCCTTCAAATCGTAGAACATTTTATCTTCGGTTTGAGGAGTCCCGACCTTGTGATAAAAAAGCTGCTGTCCGACCGCCTCGGTGGTCAAGACCTCGCCATTTTTCGGTTCAGGAAATCTGGAGTAGAAAAAACCTCCGTTGTCATTTGTCCATGATAACCCTGAGAATTTTACCCAGTGAACGGTGTCTGGAAGATCCTTCCCGCTTGCCAGATCTCTGACGTGAAGTTCCTCCCAATCTGATCCACCTTGTGAGATTGCGTAACAAAGGAGTTTGCCATTCGGCGAGGCCTGGTAATCCAGCAAAGCTAACGAGCCATCGGGCGAAAGTTTGTTCGGATCAAGAATCATTTCCGGCTTTGAGGCCAAGGATTTCTGTCTGAAGACCGGACTTTGATTTTGAAGTCCGGAGTTTTTGCTGTAGAAAAGTAATCCGCCTTCCCGGTTAGGCACGCCGACTTTCTCGTAATTCCAAAGTTTGGTAATGCGGGCGCGTATTGAATCTCGAATCGAAATTTTGTCCAGATAGTCGAAGGTTATCTTATTTTCTGCCTCAACCCACGCGTCGACAGCGGGGCTTTCCTGGTCTTCCATCCATTGATATGGCGCCGGAACTTTCGTCCCGAAATAGTTCTCGACAAGAGTATCCCTTCGTGTGACGGGATAGTTCAGAGGTTGACTTTTGATCAGTAGGGGGAACATGGTAATGGCCACAGTTGTTGCTAGTTTCACTTGGGTTGTTGAAAAATTAAAGAACAAAAACCTGTTGAACTTTTGCAAATGTTTGCTGACATTGTGGAACGATGGAACCGGCATCTGAATCTCCTTTTTCTTATCAATAGACATAATATGGTCTGCAAAAATTGATGTTGCAAGGTTAGGAGGTAAAATAATCAGTGAAAATTGCATTATTTGCGGCAACGGGTAGGATTGGATCCAAAATTCTTATGGAAGCTCTGAACCGCAGACACAAAATCACTGCGATTGTTCGTCGTCCTGAAAAGTTGACGCTGTTGCATCCTAACCTGACGGTCGTGCAGGGAGATGTCCTCGATGAAAACGTGGTGGCGAATCTTGTCAAAGGACATGACGTAGTAGTCAGCGCATACGGACTGGGATCTTCAAGTCCGGCCGACTTTTCGCTGTTCAGCAAAGCAGCGCAGTCGTTGATCAACGGTACCAAGAAAGCCGGAGTGAAGCGGCTGATCAATGTCGGCGGAGCAGGGAGTCTTTACGTCGCACCCGGCAAACAATTAGTAGATATGCAAGGATTTCCGGAATCATTAAAGGAAGCCGCCTCTGCCCAGCGCGATTCTCTTGAGGTTTTTAGGAAGGAGAAAGAGCTCAATTGGACGTTCTTCAGTCCGGCAATAATCGTGGAGAATGGCGATCGTACGGGAAAATTCCGCATTGGTAAGGATGAGCCAATTTTTGATTCCAAAGGTGAAAGCAGGATATCGATCGAGGACTACGCGGTCGCCTTGGTTGACGAAATTGAAAATCCGCATTTTATTCGTCAGCGGTTCACGGTTGGCTACTAACTGGACTAAATCACAAGCTAGAGGTATTGACATGAACGAACTCGGTCAGAGTTTCGGCGGACTGCTCCTTAGAATTACAGTGGGAGGATTACTGCTGTTCCATGGTGTATCAAAGCTCACGCATGGCGTGGCATGGATGGCTGGCCCGCTTGAGGCATTCCATCTTCCTTTTTTTGTAGCTTACGGAGTTTTCGTGGGCGAAATCGTTGCGCCTATTCTGATAATACTTGGTATCTGGACTCGTCCGGCTGCGCTCGTGATCGCCTTCGATTTGTTCATGGCCGTCATACTCGTTGCTCGTCATGGAGTGGCTCATCTCAGCCCGGGCGGCGGGTGGGGGATAGAATTAGAAGCGCTCTATTTGCTCACTGCGTTGACGCTTTTCTTCCTCGGCGCTGGGAAGTTTAGCGTGGCAGGTGCAAACGGAAAATGGAATTGAAACACGCGTACCTGTAACTTGTTTGCATGTTCCCCCGTACGGTTCTCCGGGTGCATATTGAGATAATGAAATGAGAAGATGAACCGGGTAAATGTGATTACCGTCCAGCAAGTTACAAAAAAATTTCCCTCCGTTGTCGCTCTCGACAAAATAACTCTTGAAATCAACGAGCAGGAATTTTTCGGGCTGCTCGGACCGAATGGTGCAGGTAAGACGACATTGATGAGCCTGCTCGCAGGGTATCTTAGCGCCGATGAGGGTACAATTGTAGTTAGTGATCAGGTGATATCGCAGGCCAATCTTGAATTGAAGAAAGAGATCG contains the following coding sequences:
- a CDS encoding LytTR family DNA-binding domain-containing protein — encoded protein: MKKNITAILVDDEPLARKLVKEYLLDFPAIRVIGECKNGRQAIKAINECKPDLMFLDIRMPGMDGFEVLEHLDHLPRIIFTTAYGDYALKAFEMNAVDYLLKPYDRKRFSRAIHKVLDRNLRAGDEIERIVAMLQHTKLHEGYPACIFVRVGRKIVSVQLSDIAWIEADGDYSQLHTAGGTHLCNLSLNALERRLDRSRFLRVHRSYIIASNSIEHLAGDGEGGYIALLKDKSRVKISRTYAAKIRQYIW
- a CDS encoding prolyl oligopeptidase family serine peptidase, producing MKLATTVAITMFPLLIKSQPLNYPVTRRDTLVENYFGTKVPAPYQWMEDQESPAVDAWVEAENKITFDYLDKISIRDSIRARITKLWNYEKVGVPNREGGLLFYSKNSGLQNQSPVFRQKSLASKPEMILDPNKLSPDGSLALLDYQASPNGKLLCYAISQGGSDWEELHVRDLASGKDLPDTVHWVKFSGLSWTNDNGGFFYSRFPEPKNGEVLTTEAVGQQLFYHKVGTPQTEDKMFYDLKDYPGWYVSGGVTDDGRFLFIYLNKGTESKNKVFYVDLKDPKHPDLSSPVKPLFGIDNAEYYPLGNVGTKIIMQTTLDAPNRRIVSFDIGKPDSIGWKMVIAEAKNVIEQSLLAGGKIVVRYLVDAKSEVEFYSLNGKHDGTLKFPGIGTVDGLTGRYDTPELFYAYTSFLYPTTVFRHDFKTGKDVTFQPPHVDFDPKGYETKQVFYQSKDGTRIPMFITAKKGIKLDGTNPTLLYAYGGFNISITPAFSITNVTWLEMGGVYAVANLRGGGEYGETWHHAGMLEKKQNVFDDFIAAAEFLIKEKYTSTPKLGIEGYSNGGLLVGSCETQRPDLYGAAYAGAGVMDMLRYQKFSAGVGWVPEYGSSDDSTDFQYLIKYSPVQNVRPGICYPPTIVTTADHDDRVVPSHSYKFIAQMQHNQACNNPVLIRVETKTSHGYMPTDKRIAQAADVLAFMAHNLGIKDPPAALRH
- a CDS encoding NAD(P)-dependent oxidoreductase gives rise to the protein MKIALFAATGRIGSKILMEALNRRHKITAIVRRPEKLTLLHPNLTVVQGDVLDENVVANLVKGHDVVVSAYGLGSSSPADFSLFSKAAQSLINGTKKAGVKRLINVGGAGSLYVAPGKQLVDMQGFPESLKEAASAQRDSLEVFRKEKELNWTFFSPAIIVENGDRTGKFRIGKDEPIFDSKGESRISIEDYAVALVDEIENPHFIRQRFTVGY
- a CDS encoding DoxX family protein, whose product is MNELGQSFGGLLLRITVGGLLLFHGVSKLTHGVAWMAGPLEAFHLPFFVAYGVFVGEIVAPILIILGIWTRPAALVIAFDLFMAVILVARHGVAHLSPGGGWGIELEALYLLTALTLFFLGAGKFSVAGANGKWN
- a CDS encoding sensor histidine kinase; translation: MDNRIRDTQISSFQTTSGESSKPRITRRGVGIVLVIWCVYTLLAAIPLAESYHVPFLRALYWQTFQSAVMLVLSIPVWFIVVRRMYAARWYWKALVHLFLAPTYVIVNYEYLYYSVFLFGGKEAADPLKTGAGWLLYFNFLIYVLQFALYHSYEILRKLRVKEKATLELLALQKEQELATLKAQLNPHFLFNTLNSISAMAATDTEETRTMIAQLGDLLRYAIESSQKDFVSLKDELQFIQDYVALESKRLEDRLEIEFQVDHSLDSLLIPPMILQPLVENAIKHGIAPAEDGGKVCLRIGRQKDRIVFQISDTGVGISCVNPLATTNGVGLKNIDARLRKMYGDAARLEIQPRVGGGCEVMFVLPLS